The following are from one region of the Tenacibaculum dicentrarchi genome:
- a CDS encoding ElyC/SanA/YdcF family protein, with protein MIKKTLKLAILSTLFLLIAIYLCNFLIEKQTKDKLYSSVTEIPKHKVGLVLGTSKHLLNGRVNLYYKYRIRAAISLYKSGKITFIIVSGDNSTEKYDEPTTFKNDLIKAGIPADKIFLDYAGFRTLDSVVRVKEIFGQTDVTIISQKFHNERAIYLANHFGVKAIGFNAKDVSGRYGLKVQLREYLARVKVFVDILFNVQPKFLGKSIEVK; from the coding sequence ATGATTAAAAAAACTCTGAAATTAGCTATTTTATCAACATTGTTTTTGTTGATTGCCATTTATTTGTGTAATTTTTTAATAGAAAAACAAACAAAAGATAAACTGTATTCTAGCGTAACTGAAATCCCGAAACATAAAGTCGGGCTTGTTTTAGGTACATCAAAACATTTGTTAAATGGGCGTGTAAATTTATATTATAAGTATAGAATACGTGCGGCTATATCATTATATAAATCAGGGAAAATTACTTTTATTATTGTGAGTGGTGATAATAGCACCGAAAAATATGACGAGCCAACTACTTTTAAAAACGATTTGATAAAAGCGGGTATTCCTGCGGATAAAATATTTTTAGATTACGCAGGTTTCCGAACTTTAGATTCTGTTGTAAGAGTAAAAGAAATATTCGGACAAACAGATGTTACTATTATTTCTCAAAAATTTCATAATGAAAGAGCTATTTATTTGGCAAATCATTTTGGAGTTAAAGCAATCGGATTTAATGCTAAAGATGTTTCTGGTAGATATGGGCTAAAAGTTCAATTAAGAGAATATTTAGCCCGAGTAAAAGTATTTGTTGATATTTTATTTAATGTGCAACCGAAATTTTTAGGGAAATCAATAGAAGTGAAATAG
- a CDS encoding L-serine ammonia-lyase: MSQFISVFDMLKIGVGPSSSHTLGPWRAAQQWIEKLKKERVFNTIDGIKIDLYGSLSLTGTGHATDLAVLLGLSGTDPEYIPVDSIETIINKIKETKRLHFNAEKQLVFSIENVVFNKNFLPFHSNGLIFRGFCKGKEISTETYYSIGGGFVIQEEIKVTQDTEINEVNFPYPINRATQLEDYCEKEGKNISEIVYQNELVLKSSEEIDAELKRVWDTMLECMYIGCHTDGILPGGLNVKRRAFDTHTKLIKDATYNNQQEWITAIRSTEVKFREILKWVSCLALSVNEVNAALGRVVTAPTNGSAGVIPAVLMYYLVIENHKADFEHIKKFLLVAGEIGSVFKKNATISAAMGGCQAEIGVSSAMAAGALTELLGGSPGQCLVAAEIAMEHHLGLTCDPIGGLVQIPCIERNAMGAIKAINATELALETNPKESLVPLDKVIDTMWETAKDMNRKYKETSEGGLAITVGLAAC, from the coding sequence ATGTCTCAATTTATTAGTGTTTTTGATATGCTTAAAATTGGCGTAGGTCCCTCAAGTTCACACACTTTAGGTCCTTGGAGAGCTGCCCAACAATGGATTGAAAAATTAAAAAAAGAGCGTGTTTTTAATACTATTGATGGTATTAAAATAGACCTATACGGTTCTTTATCGTTAACAGGAACAGGTCATGCAACTGATTTAGCCGTTTTACTAGGTTTAAGTGGTACCGATCCTGAATACATTCCTGTTGATAGTATTGAAACAATTATCAATAAAATAAAAGAAACAAAACGCTTGCATTTTAATGCCGAAAAACAATTGGTTTTTTCTATTGAAAATGTTGTTTTTAATAAAAACTTCTTACCTTTTCACTCTAATGGATTAATTTTTAGAGGTTTTTGCAAAGGAAAAGAAATATCTACAGAAACCTATTATTCTATCGGGGGTGGTTTTGTTATTCAAGAAGAAATAAAAGTAACTCAAGATACCGAAATAAACGAAGTAAACTTTCCATATCCTATAAACAGAGCCACACAATTAGAAGATTATTGCGAAAAAGAAGGCAAAAATATTTCTGAAATTGTGTATCAGAATGAATTGGTTTTAAAATCTTCTGAAGAAATTGATGCAGAGTTAAAACGTGTTTGGGATACCATGCTCGAATGTATGTATATTGGTTGTCATACAGATGGTATTTTACCAGGTGGATTAAATGTAAAACGTAGAGCTTTTGACACACATACTAAACTAATTAAAGATGCTACTTACAACAACCAACAAGAATGGATTACCGCCATTAGAAGTACCGAAGTAAAATTTCGTGAAATATTAAAATGGGTAAGCTGTTTAGCACTATCTGTAAATGAAGTAAACGCCGCTTTAGGTAGAGTTGTAACCGCTCCTACAAATGGAAGTGCAGGTGTAATCCCTGCCGTTTTAATGTATTATTTAGTAATAGAAAATCATAAAGCTGATTTTGAACACATCAAAAAATTCTTATTAGTTGCAGGTGAAATTGGAAGTGTTTTCAAGAAAAATGCAACCATATCGGCAGCCATGGGCGGTTGTCAGGCAGAAATTGGCGTATCATCAGCAATGGCAGCGGGAGCACTTACAGAGCTTTTAGGAGGAAGTCCTGGGCAATGCTTAGTTGCAGCGGAAATAGCAATGGAACATCATTTAGGTTTAACTTGCGACCCTATTGGTGGTTTAGTTCAAATACCTTGTATTGAACGTAATGCTATGGGAGCAATTAAAGCTATTAATGCTACCGAATTAGCCTTAGAAACTAATCCTAAAGAATCGTTAGTTCCTTTAGATAAAGTTATCGATACTATGTGGGAAACTGCAAAAGATATGAACAGAAAGTATAAAGAAACCTCTGAAGGTGGTTTAGCAATTACTGTTGGTTTAGCAGCTTGTTAA